The following DNA comes from Gallaecimonas pentaromativorans.
ACATCACTCAATTTGATGCCCCCGAGGCCCTTCAGGTTAAGTACTACGCCACCGGAGGACGCCGATCCTAAGGTGACAGATTCAACGTTGGCGTACGCCGCCACACTCAAGTCGGTACGGGTGTTGCCCACCAGCGCCTGCGCCTTAAGGGTGTAGTTACCGGCTGCTGCCGGGGTACCTGCATTATTGGTGCCATCCCACTCAATACGGCTGTTGCCCGCTGGCAAATCGCCCATGTTGATGGTTTTAATCAGCTGGCCGTTTTCGTCTTCGACACGTACCACCACGTCCTGCATCGGATCGCTGGAGGTGAGCATGCCGCTCATGGTGCCGCCCGATGGCAGGTAACCGGTGTCGGTAGGCACCAGCACCTTTTGGCCCACCAGCGTGGAGGCCTGCAGTGCCTGGCTGGAGGTCATTACCTCGTTAAGGCTGCCGACCTGATCAGACATGCTGTTGATGCCGTTTACCGTGGCAAAAGATGCCATCTGGGAGATCATCTGATCGTTGTCCACCGGCTTGAACGGGTCCTGATAGGCCAGCTGTTTGGTCAGCAGCGACAGGAAATCCGTTTGGTTAAGACTGCCGTTATTGTTAGTGGTGGAACTGGCTGTGTCGTCGGTATTCCAGCGGGAGTTAGCCAGCGGATCGACGTTGTTGTTGTTGATCACATTACTCATGAGTTACTCCCCTTACTGCCCGAGCTGCAGGGTGCGCATCAGCATCTGCTTGGCGGTGTCGGCCACCTGGACGTTGGTTTGGTAGCTACGGGACGCCGAGATCATGTTGGTCATTTCTTCCACCACGTTGACGTTGGGCTTATAGATAAAGCCGTCCTTGTCTGCCATGGGATGGTCAGGGTTGTATTCCTTGACCAGCGGTTTTTGTGACTCCACCACCCCAAGTACCTTGACCCCAACCCCTTGCTGATCGGCCTGGGCATCGTCCAAGGCCGCGGCAAAGACCGGCTGGCGCGACTTGTAGGTGGTGTTGACGGAACTGGATATCGAATCGGCGTTAGCCAGGTTCGATGCCGTGGTATTGAGGCGAACGGATTGGGCGCTCATGGCGCTGCCAGCGATATCGAAGATCCTATAAAGGCTCATCATTACTCCCCTTTAATCGCGGACATCAGTCCTTTGATCTTGCCGCCAAGGAATTGCACCGAAGTTTGGTACTCCAGCGCGTTTTGCATAAAGAGGCTGCGTTCCACCTGGGCATCAACGGTGTTGCCGTCGCCGGTGTCTGGCTGGTTGGGGTTGCGGTAACCCACTGCCGGGTCAAGGCCAAGACTTGCCGCCAGGTGTTTGTCGCTGGTGCGTTCCAATGACATGCCCTGCTGCTGGCCGGATACGGCATTGGCTAGGGCCGCCTTGAAGTCGATATCCCGGGCCTTGTAACCAGGGGTATCGGCATTGGCAAGGTTGCTCGACAGCAATTCTGCCCGCTCAGAGCGGACTTTTATCGCTGCCGGGTGAATACCAAATGCGTTATCGAAGCTGATTGCCATGAACTTGCCTCCGTTAAGTGCTTATAACGAAGGCAAGAAGCGTGCCAAGGAAGGTTAGATATTGTCTTTGCGGCGGTAAATAATACCGGGGTTGCAGCGCACCATCTCGAACTCGGTGGCAGCGGTAGGCATGGACTCAGATGCCCCCAGGAACAGGTAGCCCCCGGGATTCAAGGTCTTGGCGATACCGGAGAGGATCTTAAGTTTATTTTCCTGGGAGAAGTAAATCAGCACGTTACGGCAAAACACCAAGTCAAATTTACCCAGCAGGGCATAGCTCGACAGCAGGTTGAAATGCCGGAAAGTCACCAGCCTTTTGACGTTGGCTTTGACTTTCCAAGTACCGTCGCTGGTTTCGTCAAAATACAGGCGTTTGCGCTCATCACTCATGCCTCGGCCCAGAGCCAGACTGTCATATTCTCCCACCTGGCACTGGCTGAGCATGGCCTGGGAGATATCGGTGGCAAGAATTTGCACGCCTCCCGGCAAGGTGCCGGGCTTACGCACCTGATGCTCTAACGACTTGATAGCAATGGAATAAGGCTCTTGCCCTGAAGAACAGGCGGCAGACCAAATCTTGACGGTCTTGCCGCCCTTACCCAGCTCGGGGAAGAGTTTGTCGGTCAGCAGTTCAAAGGGGTAACCGTCGCGAAACCACAGGGTTTCGTTGGTGGTCATGGCATCAATTACCGCCGCTTGCAGTTCGCGGTCACGCCCTGACATAACGGTTTGGATGATTTCTCCAAGGCTGCCCTGCCGATAACGTCCCAGCAGGGGCGTCAACCGGCTTTTAACCAAATATTGTTTGTTATCTCCCAGCACGATACCGCACTGTGTCTCGAGATATCGGCGAAAGGTTCCGTAATCCTGCTCGCTTAGCGCTTTATCCACTCTAACCCGCCTCAATCATCAGGCTTTCTTTAACGGCATTGGCCAGCTCATCAGGATCGAACTTGGCAATAAATTTGTTGGCGCCCACTTTCTGGACCATGGCCTGGTTGAATACCCCAGACAGGGAAGTATGCAAAATTACCTGCAAATCCTTAAGCTTAGGATTAGCTCGGATCTCTGCTGTCAGTGTATAGCCGTCCATCTCCGGCATTTCCACATCGGAGATCAGCAAGCACACTTGCTCGGTGATGGATTTCTGGCACTGTTCTGCCATATCCCGCAAATAATCCAGGCCCTGACGGCCATCTTTAACCAGCTCAAGAGGAATGCCCAACGGCTCCAACGCCCTTTTGATTTGCGCCCTAGCCACCGAAGAGTCATCGGCGATCAGCAGTACCCGGTCTTTTTTCAGCGACTCGGTACCCTGGTAGGCATCGGCACTGGCCACAGCGTTTGTGGGGCTTATCTCATCAAGGATTTTTTCCACGTCCAACATCTCGACCATCTCGCCATCCACCTCGGTGACGGCGGTCAAGTAGCTGGCACGGCCGGCCCCTTTCGGCGGCGGCTGGATGTCTTCCCAGTTGCAGTTAACGATACGGTCCACCGAGTGCACCAAAAAGCCCTGCACCGAGCGGTTGTACTCGGTGATGATAATAAAGCAGTTGGTCACATCTTCAGTGGGCCGGCCGCCCATGGCCTGGCGAAGGTCGATAACGGAAAGCGTTTGGCCACGGATATGGGCCACGCCGCGAATGCTGGATTTGCGCTTGGGCAAGGCTGTCAAGGGTGGGCATTGCAGTACTTCACGCACTTTGAAGACGTTGATACCGAAACGCTGTTTTGCCCCCAGCCGGAACATCAGCAGTTCCAGGCGGTTTTGTCCCACCATCTGGGTTCGTTGGTTGACCGTATCGAGAATACCCGCCATACCTTACCTCTTGTCGTTGTTGTGCAGATGGGCACAGTCCTTGCCTGTCATCTTATCACAGCATCATGTGACTGATTATTGACGTGAAATTGACTAAACCCAAGAAACACGCCTTATCCCAAGCCCTTATCGGCTTATTGGGGGCTTTCTTTACCCTGGTCTCGGTATCGGCAGCCAGCGCCGACACTGCTCCCCGGCTAATGCCCCTGGATCAGCTAAAAAGCGTAGCGCAAGCGGCAGTAAAAGAGGCAGTAAAGGTGCCGGCCCATGGCCGCATCACCATAGAAGCCAGCGATCCCGACAGCCGCCTGCGCCTTCCTTACTGCCCCGACGTTCAAGCCAGCCTGCCCGGCAACCAAAGTATGGATGCCAACATCACCGTCAAACTATTTTGTGAAAATCCCCACTGGCAATTCTACCTGTCGGTCAACACCACCATAACGGTGCCCATGCTGGTGGCCAGCCGCGCCCTGCCGGCAGGCCTGGTGCTGGACGACAGCGACCTTGCCCAGGAATGGCAGTCGCAAAATCGCCTGCAGGGCCGCATTTTTACCGATAAAAGCGTCATTACCGGCGCCAAACTGAAACGCGGCGTGCAGGCCGGCGCCCCCATCACCGCCGATAACCTGTGTCTTGTGTGCCGGGGCGACAAAGTCACCCTGCGTGCCGGCGCCGGGGCGCTTAGCATTACGGCTATGGGCACCGCGCTGTCTGACGGCACTTTGGGCGATACCATCAGGGTCCGTAACCTGAGCTCTGGAAGGGTGGTTGAAGCCCGGGTTGACGCCCAGGGGCAAGTCAGCGTCAGTTATTAAAAATCGTGCTAAAGTGAACCGCCTTTTAGCCGATAAAGGTGCGATGACCCTGTTTTACAGGTAGGGTTGTCAATAAATTGACAGTTGCGAGGTACCCATGGCAATCAACAAGGTCAACCAGGGCCAGACGGCCGACATTCAATCTGCCCGGCTTAAGCAGGCAGAAGGGCAAACCAAGGCCCAGCAGGCACAGAGCCAGCAAACCACGGCGCCGCAAACCACAGCCAAACTGGCTCAGGACGCGGTATCCATTACTCCCCAGGCTGCAGGCCTGGACAAGATGCAAAAGAACATGAGCTCGGAAGCCCCCTTCGATAAGGACAAAGTGGACAGCCTGAAAAAAGCCATTGCGGCGGGCCAGTACAAAGTCGACCCTGACAAATTGGCAGACAAATTGCTTGATTTCGAGGACACCCTCTTCGGAAATTAAGGCAACCGCCATGACCCACGCAACTGGTCAAGCGCATCCCGAGGAGACTCTGGATGCGCTTTTGCTTTTTCAGGACAAACAGCTCAAGGCCATGATCGCCCTGTTGGCCGAAGAAAAATCCCTGCTGATGGGCCGGGACCACCACACTCTGGCTCGGGTATCGGACGATAAGGCAGAACTGGCCATGCGCCTGCAACATATCGACCAGCGCATTGCCAGCCACCCCGACCGCGACCAGCCCAACTGGCTGACTCCGCTGCGCGCCCTCAAAGGGCTGGCCCGCCAGTGCAGCGACGCCAACGCCGTTAACGGCCGCATTATCGAGTCGCTCCAGCAGCGCCAGACTGAGCAAAGCGAGCTATTGCTACGCGCCCTCGGCCGCTCCAACCGCACCTACAACAACAAGGGTGTGACCCATTCCCGCACCCGCCTGCTGGGCGATATCCAGGCCTAAAAAAGCCCGCCGAAGCGGGCTTTTTCAATAACCGCGGATAACCCTTGGTCTGGGCCCTTTGGGGCCAGTGGCGATGGTGGTGGCGAGTATCTCGCTGCCCTGCCCATCAAGGCGGGCAAGGCGGGCGGTGTCGAGCCGAAGCTCGGTGACATAACGCCCGTCAAGCTGGTAGCTTCGCAGCACCTCAGCGCCTTTCACCACCCCTTGCACCCGCACTTGGCTGTAATCTTCCACCAGCTTACCTTGCTTGAGATCGGCAAAGCTGGAGAGCTTGACGCCATAAAGCTGCTCGGCAAGCTCTTGGTAGGCTTGCAGCTTGGATGCCTGCATGGCCTGGCGCTCCCGCTCATGAGCGGTGCTGCCGGGCTGCTCGCTGATAATGGCGATACCCACGCCCTTGAGCACTACAGCGTCACGGCCGTGCACACTGGCGCAGGCGCTCAGTAGCAGGCTGAGCAGTAACAGGCTGGTGATACGCATCATTGCATCTCCTGAATAGGCGCGGCGCGGCGCTCAAGGTAGCCGTCACGGCTGGTCACGGCGCGCTGCAATTCGCTGTCGGCCCCCAGGGCCTTGGCCGGCAAAAAGCCTTCGGCGCTGGCCACCACCAGTTTGGACTTGATGCCGATAATTCGCACATTGACGTTTACCCCTTCAGGGGAGGTCTCATAAGTGCCGGCCAACACAAAATCCACCGGCAGTTTGGCCCGGAGTTTGTCGGCATCGCGGCTAAAGATAAAGTCGCCGCTCTGGGTGATGTTCACCGCACCTTGGCTTTTCAAATCCACCAGGGTGTAGCCCGCCTGGTGCAGGTGGCTGGTAAAACTCTCAGCCATGGCCTGGCCGAGCGCCGTGCCTTTGCTAAGGGCGTGACTGTCCACCAGGGTCGCCACCACCATGGGGGTTTTGTAATCCACATAACGGGCGTTTTGCACCAGCTTGTCGGTCAGCTGCCCGACAAAGGTATCAAGAGGCGCGTGGGCCACTTGCTCTGATGCCGGCGTTTTAGCTCCCGCCAGCACGCTGAAAAATACCAAGGCCAACAGGCCAGATCTCAACATGGCTGTATTCCTCAAGACCAGTGTTTGGCGTATCGGCAGGTAAGCCCTATTCTTTACCCTTCTTTTTGGAACGGCTTTTGCACAAACCTTGCCAGGTTCACCGGAATTTGACACCCATGAAGCTGCCGATACTGCTTTTCGCCTTGCTGACACTGCCCGCCGAGGCCGCCTGGTACCAGGTGACAGGCTATGCCAGCTTGAGTAGCGACGACCCCAAAGCCCAGGCGACAGACGACGCCCTGGCTCAAGCCCGCTTTTATGCCGGCGTGCGCCCAGGGGCCGAGGGCGACGATCCGGTACGGCAAATCCAGCAATACCGCGAGAAAGAACAAGACGGCCAGTTGGCCCTGACCTTACTGGTAGAGCTGGACGACAACGGCCAATACCAATGCCAGGGCACCCAGCCGGTTAGCCTGCACCGGCTCAGCTGGGCCAGCCCTGACCAGGCCATTACCGGTCTGATAGGCGATCCGGGGCAAGGCATTGCCGCCGAGATGGCAAGGTTGCTGCGCGAGCGCCACGGCGCCCTGATGCCGGTGCAAGGCATAGGCGCCACCTTGGACCAAAGCCAGGGCCGCAATACCGACGATCTGCAACAAGTTGCCGAGGAGCAAGGCGCCCGTTATCTGGTGGGGGGAAGGCTATTGCGCATCACCGACAAGCTGCAAAGCTCGCCCTGGTACCTGCCCTGGCAGGACGACCACCATCAGCTTTCCATGGCCGTAGACACCTGGCTTATCGACAGCTTCTCCGGCAAACGCCTGTTTGAACGCCGCTACATTGCCAGCGGCGTGCTGCCCACCGGCACCCTTCTTGACACCCAAGAGCCCAGTTTTTGGTTAAGTCCCTTTGGCCAGCACTTGCAGCGCCAGCTCCAGCAATGGGCGCTGGACGTGGAAAGCGCCCTGCCCTGCCAGACTAGCCAGTGGCCGGTTTTGGCGGTGAGCGACGAGGGGGTGCTGATTGATACCGGCAGCCAAGGCGGCATCCACAGTGATGACCACTTCACGGTGCTGCAAAAACGAACCCTGACCACCAGCCAGGGCGAACGGCGCCAGGTGCTGGTGCCATCCAGCCAAAAACTCAGCGTGGCCTGGCAGTCGGCCACCCAGACCCTACTGGCCAGTAAAGAAACTCCAAGCACGCTGCAGGCCGGTGATTTTGTTGTAAAAACCCCTGATTGAGCAGGATTTGGGCAGATAAAAGCCGGCGCCTTTTCATCGCCGGCTATCTGGGTATAATCGACTGGCCTTTTGGGTCCCCATAGCTCAACAGGATAGAGCACCCGCCTCCTAAGCGGGCGATCCAGGTTCGAGTCCTGGTGGGGACGCCATCAAACAATAAGCCTCGCTAACGCGGGGCTTTTTGTTTTCGCCCTCCCTCATACGGACTGCCAGGCCTACGCATGGCTGCGGCCGCTGCGGGGGGCCGAGCAGCGCTCGGCTTGTATCCCCTTCGCCCTGGTGGGGACGCTATCAAACATCAAGCCTCGCTAACGCGGGGCTTTTTGTTTTCGCCTTCCCTCATACGGACTGCCAGGCCTATGCATGGCTGCAGCCGTTTCGGGGGGCCGAGCAGCGCTCGGCCTGTACCCCCTTCGCCCTGGTGGGGACGCCATCAAACAATAAGCCTCGCTAACGCGGGGCTTTTTGTTTTCGCCCTCCCTCATACGGACTGCCAGGCCTACGCATGGCTGCGGCCGCTGCGGGGGGCCGAGCAGCGCTCGGCTTGTACCCCCTTCGCCCTGGTGGGGACGCCATCAAACATCAAGCCTCGCTAACGCGGGGCTTTTTGTTTTCGCCTTCCCTCATACGGACTGCCAGGCCTACGCATGGCTGCGGCCGCTTCGGGGGGGGCCGAGCAGCGCTCGGCTTGTACCCCCTTCGCCCTGGTGGGGACGCCATCAAACATCAAGCCTCGCTAACGCGGGGCTTTTTGTTTTCGCCCTCNNTGGGGGGGGCCGAGCAGCGCTCGGCTTGTACCCCCTTCGCCCTGGTGGGGACGCCATCAAACATCAAGCCTCGCTAACGCGGGGCTTTTTGTTTTCGCCCTCCCTCATACGGACTGCCAGGCCTACGCATGGCTGCGGCCGCTGCGGGGGGCCGAGCAGCGCTCGGCTTGTATCCCCTTCGCCCTGGTGGGGACGCCATCAAACATCAAGCCTCGCTAACGCGGGGCTTTTTGTTTTCGCCCTCTCTCATACGGACTGCCAGGCCTACGCATGGCTGCAGCCGCTTCGGGGGGCCGAGCAGCGCTCGGCTTGTACCCCCTGCGCCCTGGTGGGGACGCCATCAAACAATAAGCCTCGCTAACGCGGGGCTTTTTGTTTTCGCCCTCCCTCATACGGACTGCCAGGCCTACGCATGGCTGCAGCCGCTTCGGGGGGCCGAGCAGCGCTCGGCTTATAACCCCCTTCGCCTCTGCAAAACCCGCGCAAGGCTACCCCCTACTTTGTAGCTCGGCTATTATGGCGGCCTTTCAGGCGAAGGATATTTCCATGCAAATCACCGACGACAAGGTAGTGCAGTTCCACTACCAGCTTAAAGACGAGACCGGCAAAGAGCTGGAGAACAGCAACGGCCAGGAGCCGCTGGCTTACCTGCACGGCCATGACAATATGATCCCGGGCCTCGAAAAGGCCATGGAAGGTAAAGCCAAGGGCGATACCTTTACCGTGACCCTGGCCCCGGAAGATGCCTACGGCGAGCGCCGTGATGGCCTGACCCAGCGGGTACCCATCAAGCACCTGCAAGGCGCCAAAAAATGGGCCCCCGGCATGGTGGCGGTGGTCAACACCGACCAGGGCCAGCGCCAGGTGCTGGTAGTCAAGGCTGGCCGCTTTATGGCCGATGTGGATCTCAACCATCCCCTGGCCGGTAAAACCCTGACCTTTGATATTGAAATTCTCGATATCCGCGACGCCAGCGACGACGAAGTGGCCCACGGCCATGCCCACGGCGTGGGTGGCCACCAGCACTGATAGCGCCAGGGCCGTGTCGCAAGCCAAGCCGGTTCTGCTAACATGGCCCTCACAGCCCCTGACATAGGACCATCACCATGCCTCTTCTCGACAGCTTTACCGTCGACCATACCCGCATGAAAGCCCCGGCAGTGCGGGTGGCCAAAACCATGAAAACCCCCGGTGGCGATACCATCACCGTCTTTGATCTGCGCTTTTGCCTGCCCAACCAAGAGATCCTCTCCGAAAAGGGTATTCATACCCTGGAGCACCTCTTTGCCGGCTTTATGCGTGACCACCTCAACGGCGACAACGTGGAGATCATCGACATCTCCCCCATGGGTTGCCGTACTGGTTTTTACATGAGCCTGATTGGCAGCCCCAGCGAGCAACAAGTGGCTGACGCCTGGCTGGCAGCCATGGGTGATGTGGAGCAGGTTGAAGACCAATCCAAGATCCCCGAGCTCAACCTCTACCAGTGCGGCACTGCGGCCATGCACTCCCTGGCAGAAGCCCAGGCTATCGCTAAAAACGTGAAAAACCGTGGCGTGACCGTCAACCTTAATAACGACCTGGCCCTGGACGAAGACTTCCTCAAAAGCCACTCCTAAGGCGCCAAGGACAAAAAAGCCCGCTTGAAGCGGGCTTTTTTATTAGCGATTTTCCAGTCGGTTGTAGTCCAGCAGCCCCTTTTCGATGGGATGGCGCTCGATATTGAGGCGGTTTAGCTTGTCGCTGAACGCCCAAAAGCCAGGGTCGGTACGCCGCACCCCAAAGCCATCGAGCAGCGCCCGGTAGCTGGCCTGGTCGTCTACCGCTTCGGCCAGGGCCACCAGGGCCGGCAAATCAGCTTCTTTTACATGCCAAAACGCGCCGGGATAACTGCCCAGAATGCCGTGCACCAGGGTGACATCGTCGTTGATGTAATCACGGTTTTCCTTTTCATCAAACAGGCTCGATATGTTGGTGTGGGCGCTGTTGCGCACCAAGGTAAAGAGCTCGCTGTCGCTGCCGTCTTCCGGCTCAACCATGATGAAGGTCAGCTCAGGGAAGATGTGTACATAGGGACCTTTGAGGCCATCGAGTTGACGCAGCAGCGCTTTGGAGCTGTCTTTGAGCTTGGCCGAAACGATGCGGTAGCGGGGCGATTGCACCGGCGCTTCACGCTTTTCGAGCATGGCATACAGCTCCTCTTTAGGGCGATCGGTAATATAAGTGATACCGCTCGGCTGATTAAAAGGGTTGATGTCTCCTTCTAAAAAGCGGGTCAAGTCTTCACCGGCGCCTCGGTACCACGCTTTAAATGCGCGGTGACGGCTCACCGGAGGCAATAGCGCCAAGAAGTTGGACTCGCCTTCCATCCGCAAAAAATCCATGTAAAGGCGGGTCAGCAGTTGGTGCCCGTAGTTGCCATAGACATCAAAACCCGCCACCAGCAAGTAATGGATACGCTCTAAAAGCGCGTAATCAATCACCCAGGTGGTCTTGGGCGGCCGGCCCACCAGGCCTTTGACCACAGTGGCACTGTCAAAGTGGCGCAGGATGGTCAAGGTGGCGTTGGGATTGGTACCGCCGCCGTCCCAAATGCTTTGCAGATTCAGGTGGCGGCCATCCTTGAAGGCATGGTTCATAAAATCGATGCGGGCCCGCACGTAATCCCCTTGGCGCTTGGCATAACCTAGCCAATTGGAGGCGATAGTGGTGCTTTGCTTTTCGGCCGGCATCCGCAGATTGGCCAGTTGGCTGTGATAAAAAGCACTGACATCCGGGGCGTCAGCCATGGACGGGTCCACAAACAGCACCCAGAAGCGGTCGTTAATCACGTCCAGCGCCACCTGGCCGCGGCACACCGGGCCCTTGATAAAGCCCATGATGGTGTTTTCAACGTTATCGAGCATAAAGCGATAACGGGCGCCCACCGGCAGCTGCTCAAAGGCATTAAGAGGGTTGGCCGCCACTTCCGGCTCATAGCCCGGCCAGCGGCTGACCTGGTAATCAGGCTGATAAAAAAGCGCTTGCCAGCGGGCCATCACCTTGGGGCTAAGGGCATAAGGCATATGGGTTTTATCAACGATGGTGGAACGTACCGGCACCAGCCGGTAATAGACGGCTTTGACGCCGGGGTCATCAAAGGGGCGGCGGGTGGCGATGATATCCACCGGCTGGCCCGGTGGGGTAGTGGAGCGCACCAGGTCAAAAAAGCGCGGCGCCTGGCCGGCATGGCTTTGCTCGGTAAAGTACAGGTGCGAAACAAACAGATGCTCGTAGATATAGCGGTTCACCAGCCGCTCTTTGAGGCTGGTGCCATTTAAAAAGCGCTCCCAGCGGGCCACCCTTTCTTCGGTGTCTTCGTTAAGGGTAGGCAGCGGCGCCATCTCGGCCCCGTCTTTAACCCAGGTCATCAGGGTCTGGTGCTCGGCTGGGGTCAGGCCCGGCATGGCATAAGGCATGCCCCACTGCGGCTTGTTCTGCTCAAAGTCGGGCATTTCCTCGATGGTGGGGCACACCTGGGCCCTATCCAGGCTCAAGTCAAAGCTGTCATCGAGGATCTTTTGGTCAGGCAGCGGATGGCTCTGCTTTAGCAGCAGCATCCGGGCCAGCACGCTGGCCTGGGTGTTGGCAAGGGAAGTTTGGTCCCGTTCGTTCAGCACCGGGTAAAAGCCCTTCTGGCGCCACTGCTGGGTGTCTTTGGCATCAATAAAGAGCCGGCTGACGTTGGCGGCGATAAGGCGGGTGCCCTGGTAGACCTTCTCTTTACTGGCGCCCCGGTCAATGCCTTCTGGAGAAGAGAGCTTGAGCTGGCAGGGGGCGTCATAGCAGGCGTGGCACACCACGCAGCGCTCTTCCAAAATGGGCTTGACTTCGGTCAGGTAAAAATCGGCTTCTTGTGAGATTGGCGGTGCCACCCGCTGGCGCACTTCGGGTTTACCGTAGCGGTCGTTGAGGGTGAGCTTGGCCACCACCGCACAGCCGGAGACAAACGCCAGCAGCGCACACAGTAGCAGCCAGCGTTTGGTAAGCAGCGTCTTTAACATCTCTATCCTTGGCTTAACCTGTTTTTGGCCATTATAAAGAACTGCGCCGCCTAAAAGGCGGCGCAGAGCATAAAGACAGTGTTACAAAAATGATGGCCTGAGGCTCGCCTTAGAACACCACCCGGTAGTAAATACCGAAGTGGTCACCGTCGCCGGAAAGGCCGGTGCCAAGGTCAACACCGTTCACCTTGTCCACGTCGTAGTCTATCCACTCGTAGCGCAGGCTCACCCAGTTGTGGTGGGTGATTTGGTAGTCATACTGGATGATGGCGCCGACCGCGTCGTCAAAATCCACTCGCACATGGGTGTTTTCTTCGCTGGTGGTGCCGTCGCCGTTGTCCACGGTCTCGGTCACGTCCAATTTACCCCGCACCCCCAGGTGCCAGGCGGCGCCCACCGAGAATTTATGGCGCCCGTAGCGGTAATACGGCAGCAGCTCGACGGTATAGCGCTCAAAGTCCACTTTGCCATTGGTGCCGTCGGCGAAGTTGAAGTGGTAACCGAGGTTAAGGGCGGTACCGAAGTTCTCCCCTTCCCACAGGGCACCTACCCCGATGTGAAAGCGGTTACCCATGCGAAAATGTTCGCGGGTATCGTCGGTGTAATTGATGGTGATGAAGTTGTCACCGCCCTGGGTGTAACCACCGAACAGGGTAAAGGCCAACCCGTCGCTTTGGCCGAGGGTTGGGTCGGAATTGTCGATATAGGGGTTGTCCTGGGCAAAAGCTGGCAGGCTCAAAACGGCCGCCAACAGCAAGCAAGGTTTCATTGATCCCTCCATGGGAAGTCTGCGTTATGATGAACAGACTCTAGCTCAGTTAAGCCTTTATGCACGCTCGGGAATTGTCCAGCCACCGCTATCGCAACGGCCTTACCCTCACCCTGCTGGGATTACTGCTTCTTATCCTTGGCCCGACACTGCTCGCCTTCGGCTGGTTTGGTCCTGGCATGGTATTACTGCTGGCCATGCCGGTATTGCTGATCTTGGGGATAGGAAAACTCACCGAGCCCAAAGTCAGCCTGTCACTGAACCACAACAGCCTTAGCCTGCACCACCGACGTGGCGGCTGGAGTCTGCGCTGGCAGGATATACAAAGAATTGACCAATTGGCTATAGGCAGCGGCTTTGAGCGCATGGAGCTGCCCTATATTGGCTTTCGCCTCAAAACCCCCGAGATACTGCTCGACACCATCAATACCCGCCTGGCGGTGGGGCTGCTGACCGAGCAGCGCAACGTGCTTATCCTGGCGCTGCGCACCCAAAGCCCTAACCCACAAGCAGAAGATCTCTTTGAAGCCAGCTATTACCGCAGCCCCACCGGCAAAGAATACCGGGGCGTGCTGGGCATGCTCGGCCAGCGCATGAAGCGGTTTCGCGAACTCACCGGCTTTGACCTCATCATTGCCGAGGAGCTGGCCGGGGAAGAAGGGATGTGGCTGTTGAAAAAGTACTGGGCCAAGGCCCAGTACCCTCAAGAAGACTGACTCCGGCGGCAAAGCCACAGCGCCGCCACCATGCAGGCGCTGCCAAGGGCAAGCCTTGGCCAGTCGGCCTGGCCATTCCAGATAA
Coding sequences within:
- a CDS encoding flagellar hook assembly protein FlgD encodes the protein MSNVINNNNVDPLANSRWNTDDTASSTTNNNGSLNQTDFLSLLTKQLAYQDPFKPVDNDQMISQMASFATVNGINSMSDQVGSLNEVMTSSQALQASTLVGQKVLVPTDTGYLPSGGTMSGMLTSSDPMQDVVVRVEDENGQLIKTINMGDLPAGNSRIEWDGTNNAGTPAAAGNYTLKAQALVGNTRTDLSVAAYANVESVTLGSASSGGVVLNLKGLGGIKLSDVLEVAKT
- the flgC gene encoding flagellar basal body rod protein FlgC — its product is MSLYRIFDIAGSAMSAQSVRLNTTASNLANADSISSSVNTTYKSRQPVFAAALDDAQADQQGVGVKVLGVVESQKPLVKEYNPDHPMADKDGFIYKPNVNVVEEMTNMISASRSYQTNVQVADTAKQMLMRTLQLGQ
- the flgB gene encoding flagellar basal body rod protein FlgB — protein: MAISFDNAFGIHPAAIKVRSERAELLSSNLANADTPGYKARDIDFKAALANAVSGQQQGMSLERTSDKHLAASLGLDPAVGYRNPNQPDTGDGNTVDAQVERSLFMQNALEYQTSVQFLGGKIKGLMSAIKGE
- a CDS encoding CheR family methyltransferase — protein: MDKALSEQDYGTFRRYLETQCGIVLGDNKQYLVKSRLTPLLGRYRQGSLGEIIQTVMSGRDRELQAAVIDAMTTNETLWFRDGYPFELLTDKLFPELGKGGKTVKIWSAACSSGQEPYSIAIKSLEHQVRKPGTLPGGVQILATDISQAMLSQCQVGEYDSLALGRGMSDERKRLYFDETSDGTWKVKANVKRLVTFRHFNLLSSYALLGKFDLVFCRNVLIYFSQENKLKILSGIAKTLNPGGYLFLGASESMPTAATEFEMVRCNPGIIYRRKDNI
- a CDS encoding chemotaxis protein CheV is translated as MAGILDTVNQRTQMVGQNRLELLMFRLGAKQRFGINVFKVREVLQCPPLTALPKRKSSIRGVAHIRGQTLSVIDLRQAMGGRPTEDVTNCFIIITEYNRSVQGFLVHSVDRIVNCNWEDIQPPPKGAGRASYLTAVTEVDGEMVEMLDVEKILDEISPTNAVASADAYQGTESLKKDRVLLIADDSSVARAQIKRALEPLGIPLELVKDGRQGLDYLRDMAEQCQKSITEQVCLLISDVEMPEMDGYTLTAEIRANPKLKDLQVILHTSLSGVFNQAMVQKVGANKFIAKFDPDELANAVKESLMIEAG
- the flgA gene encoding flagellar basal body P-ring formation chaperone FlgA, encoding MKLTKPKKHALSQALIGLLGAFFTLVSVSAASADTAPRLMPLDQLKSVAQAAVKEAVKVPAHGRITIEASDPDSRLRLPYCPDVQASLPGNQSMDANITVKLFCENPHWQFYLSVNTTITVPMLVASRALPAGLVLDDSDLAQEWQSQNRLQGRIFTDKSVITGAKLKRGVQAGAPITADNLCLVCRGDKVTLRAGAGALSITAMGTALSDGTLGDTIRVRNLSSGRVVEARVDAQGQVSVSY
- the flgM gene encoding flagellar biosynthesis anti-sigma factor FlgM produces the protein MAINKVNQGQTADIQSARLKQAEGQTKAQQAQSQQTTAPQTTAKLAQDAVSITPQAAGLDKMQKNMSSEAPFDKDKVDSLKKAIAAGQYKVDPDKLADKLLDFEDTLFGN
- a CDS encoding flagella synthesis protein FlgN, translated to MTHATGQAHPEETLDALLLFQDKQLKAMIALLAEEKSLLMGRDHHTLARVSDDKAELAMRLQHIDQRIASHPDRDQPNWLTPLRALKGLARQCSDANAVNGRIIESLQQRQTEQSELLLRALGRSNRTYNNKGVTHSRTRLLGDIQA
- a CDS encoding LPP20 family lipoprotein → MMRITSLLLLSLLLSACASVHGRDAVVLKGVGIAIISEQPGSTAHERERQAMQASKLQAYQELAEQLYGVKLSSFADLKQGKLVEDYSQVRVQGVVKGAEVLRSYQLDGRYVTELRLDTARLARLDGQGSEILATTIATGPKGPRPRVIRGY